A genomic segment from Daphnia pulex isolate KAP4 chromosome 5, ASM2113471v1 encodes:
- the LOC124193938 gene encoding protein strawberry notch-like, producing MGCMELVGMEKQRGIFEVDVDQNLIKIYDQSVELCEEIFKSSHRSFTEAENRQTIDRDAYRTLCLHFCAAHSDFSKYLCISAKIKDIALMAKQAVKDGKYSVGSGYFNLEAQNVLLEYRVDFAEFFRNMRKYGMGKKVSEISNRRGRVIQKDDGQIQYEHRFDANFPSKINISEKELFMQGHKNIAIVSEECSSGISLQADSHFNNQCTRVYSILELSSSVEVAIQQFCSTHRCNQVCYPEYILLYSNLAGEEKFASNVARRLKSFVAVNLVFQRIVETFGTSELTLETKYAQRNASQRCKRAPRFYFSSCLGTQLWIKLNCPTPKCENCFVGAGLMAIDDTNTLKLQRKTSVKEFFEMMLGFPVRLQTSLYKFFTVTEATILTKANMLSKCDGINILELGAGQIVGRKKFHRLTSPYSTAAPLYCAIIELHTFEFDQGMSWKLAHDMSASLSGNSEGFYVSNLTRKGKGSVFLVVNNKQVRLGQDDDSYTAIWPNKRTGMEFSP from the exons ATGGGTTGCATGGAATTGGTGGGCATGGAAAAGCAACGCGGAAT ATTTGAAGTTGACGTGGATCAGAATCTCATCAAAATTTACGACCAATCTGTTGAACTGTGTGAGGAAATCTTCAAATCTTCACATCGATCTTTCACAGAAGCCGAAAATCGCCAAACCATCGATCGAGATGCTTATCGAACATTATGTTTACACTTTTGTGCTGCACACTCTGATTTCTCCAAGTACCTGTGCATTTCAGCCAAGATAAAGGACATCGCCTTAATGGCTAAACAAGCCGTAAAGGATGGGAAGT ATTCAGTGGGGTCAGGTTATTTCAATTTAGAAGCTCAGAATGTTTTGCTGGAATATCGCGTGGATTTTGCTGAGTTTTTTCGGAATATGCGGAAGTATGGAATGGGGAAGAAG GTTTCCGAAATTTCAAATCGTCGAGGCCGTGTCATTCAGAAAGATGATGGCCAG atccAATATGAACATCGCTTTGATGCAAACTTTCCTTCGAAGATAAACATCAGTGAAAAAGAACTGTTCATGCAAGGCCACAAAAACATTGCGATTGTGTCTGAGGAATGTAGCAGTGGGATTTCGCTTCag GCTGATAGCCATTTTAACAATCAGTGTACCCGTGTTTATAGTATATTGGAATTGTCAAGCAGCGTCGAGGTTGCCATTCAACAGTTTTGCAGCACTCACCGCTGCAACCAA GTTTGTTATCCTGAGTATATTCTTTTGTACTCAAATTTGGCCGGCGAGGAAAAGTTTGCTTCGAATGTTGCCAGACGGCTCAAAAGTTTTGTTGCTGTTAATCTGGTTTTCCAGCGAATCGTTGAAACATTCGGCACTAGTGAACTTACTTTAGAGACAAAATATGCACAACGCAATGCCTCGCAGCGATGCAAACGAGCGCCTCGTTTCTACTTTTCAAGCTGTCTTGGAACACAATTATGGATCAAACTCAATTGTCCCACCCCCAA ATGTGAAAACTGTTTTGTTGGAGCTGGTTTAATGGCCATTGACGACACAAACACTTTGAAGCTACAAAGGAAAACCAGCGTTAAAGAATTTTTCGAAATGATGCTAGGTTTCCCTGTGAGGCTTCAAACAAGCCTGTACAAGTTTTTCACCGTAACTGAAGCAACCATCCTCACAAAAGCAAATATGCTGTCTAAATGTGATGgaataaatattttggaaTTGGGCGCTGGTCAAATAGTTGGTCGCAAAAAATTTCACAGACTCACGAGCCCGTATTCTACAGCAGCGCCGCTTTATTGTGCAATAATTGAATTGCATACATTCGAATTCGATCAGGGCATGAGTTGGAAACTAGCTCACGACATGTCGGCTTCTTTGTCTGGAAACAGCGAAGGTTTTTACGTATCAAATTTG actCGGAAAGGCAAGGGTTCTGTCTTCTTGGTTGTCAATAACAAGCAAGTGAGACTTGGCCAGGATGATGATTCCTATACTGCCATATGGCCTAATAAAAGAACAGGAATGGAATTCTCGCCATAG